Proteins encoded in a region of the Candidatus Methylomirabilota bacterium genome:
- a CDS encoding radical SAM protein — translation MNKPGVPAPGFIKRIGPVIDERRAVEFRPLESSELVNRLSNPRLPFGWTVNPFRGCEFGCRYCYARPTHGYLGHTDPAEFETRIYVKQADEAKLRSRLKRARESGEEVAIGAATDPYQPAESRFGVTRRVLESVERVPGLRVGITTKSPAITRDMDLLRRIAAAGELVVNISLTSLDAALLRRIEPRAPRPDLRLGAMAALTAAGVPARLFAMPVLPFLTDRAVALRALFAAARTAGAREAIWNVLFLRGETHGFFLDFIAREFPRLLPRYRALYAGGATAEASYRERVEGMAARVALEAGFPGRSRADRIAAERPARPRQLLLEW, via the coding sequence GTGAACAAGCCCGGAGTACCCGCGCCGGGGTTCATCAAGCGGATCGGCCCCGTCATCGACGAGCGGCGCGCCGTGGAATTCCGGCCGCTTGAGAGCTCGGAGCTCGTAAACCGTTTGAGCAATCCGCGGCTGCCCTTTGGTTGGACAGTCAACCCTTTCCGCGGCTGCGAGTTCGGCTGTCGATACTGCTATGCCAGGCCGACGCACGGCTATCTGGGTCACACCGACCCTGCCGAGTTCGAGACGCGGATCTACGTGAAGCAGGCCGACGAGGCGAAGCTCCGCTCGCGCTTGAAGCGCGCGCGGGAGAGCGGCGAGGAAGTAGCCATAGGAGCGGCAACGGACCCCTACCAGCCGGCCGAATCGCGCTTCGGGGTCACGCGGCGGGTGCTCGAAAGCGTCGAGCGGGTGCCCGGCCTGCGGGTCGGCATCACCACGAAGTCTCCGGCCATCACGCGCGACATGGACCTGCTCCGGCGGATCGCGGCGGCGGGAGAGCTCGTGGTCAATATCTCGCTCACCTCGCTCGACGCGGCCCTCCTCCGTCGCATCGAACCCCGCGCCCCGCGTCCCGATCTCCGTCTCGGGGCCATGGCGGCGCTGACGGCGGCAGGCGTCCCGGCCCGACTCTTTGCCATGCCGGTGCTGCCGTTCCTGACCGACCGCGCGGTCGCGCTGCGGGCGCTCTTCGCCGCGGCGCGCACCGCCGGAGCGCGAGAGGCCATTTGGAACGTCCTCTTCCTCCGCGGCGAGACCCACGGGTTCTTCCTCGACTTCATCGCTCGCGAGTTTCCCCGGCTCCTGCCGCGGTACCGCGCGCTGTACGCGGGCGGGGCCACGGCGGAGGCCAGCTACCGTGAGCGCGTGGAGGGGATGGCGGCGCGCGTGGCCCTCGAGGCGGGCTTCCCGGGACGGAGCCGGGCGGACCGGATCGCCGCCGAGCGACCCGCCCGGCCGCGTCAGCTGCTACTCGAGTGGTAG